TGACGACATTCCCGACACGGAATTGAAAAACTTCATTGTGGACGACCATCACAAGATCATCTACTGCTTTGTGCCAAAGGTGGCCTGCACCAACTGGAAGAGCGTCATGGCTGTGTTGAGTGAGAGACGGGTTGGTGGTGTGGTTTACCATAACCCCCAGAAGGTTCCCGGCGACACGATCCACACAAACAACCTGCTCCTCACCTTTGACCAGTTCAGGAGGCGCTACGGCAGCTCCTCACGGCGCATGATAAAGACCAAGCTGCAGAAGTACACCAAGTTCCTGTTTGTCAGAGACCCCTTCGTCAGGCTCATCTCCGCCTTCCGGAACAAGTTTGTGGAGAACAATGACGTGTTTTACAAGCAGTACGCCAGGGGTATGCTTCAAAAATACGGAAAGTGCCCCAAGCCTCCAGCTTCATTTAGGCAAGCCTTGGCGGCTGGTATTAGGCTGAAATTCTCTCACTTCATCCAGTACCTTCTGGACCCCGAGACGGAGAAGAGGGGTCCCTATGACCCCCACTGGAGACAGGTACACCGCATGTGCCACCCGTGCCAGATCAACTATGACTTTGTGGGCAAGCTGGAGACACTGGACGAGGATGCTGAGCACCTGCTGCGGATTCTGCGTGTGGACAATGTGGTCAGATTCCCTGTGAGTGGTCGGAACCAAACCAATAGGAACTGGGAGCAGGAGTATTTCGCCGGCGTTCCTTACAAGTGGCGGAGACAGCTCTACAAATTGTACGAAGCCGACTTCAGACTTTTTGGATATGACAAACCTAAGGAACTTATGTGAGTGAAACTCAAGAAACAAAAATAGTATTGCagaaatgaattttaaaaaatctgcaaaaTCTAGCAAGAGaacaacataataataattaGAAACACTCCCATGCCTGTAGTATGATATAAcacttttcaagtctttctgccttgtttttgtggagttagaaactgaaatgtcaaaatccgCCATATCCCGCAATTGGGAATAGTCTTTTAAAAAATTCCTGGATTCGAATGGATCACCAAAACGTCACCAaaaaatcacttgttccttttgtcatttctaaaAGCTCCACAAAATTACATCACAATCCGGTCATAACTTTCTGAGTtgtgctgctgacagacagacagacagacaaacaaacaaaccaaggcGACTGAAAGGTTGTAGTGTTggtgtgttttttgggggggttgggggggtgcggGGGTGCAGTGGAatggtatactatactatacaacaCCCATTTTTACCTTAATAAAAAGATGCACAGGGGGTGGTTTATAATAAAAACATGCATAGGTGCTGGTTCTTTTTTATTAAGACTGGGTatctaaaaatataataaatggtGACCTGAGAGACTGAGtggatgttttgttttgttaacaacaaacacagacagccCTGGAGATCAAAGGGTGATGATTGCAGATATCTGGGACAGGATACCAAATCGAAATATCCCCACACCCTTATCAAATGACCAGTTGAATGATTGAATATCAACTCTGGTctggtctcacagaatgtacTTCACAACCCAGAAAGCTTTAAATGTACTCTAAAGCATTCTGGATGTGGCCCGGGAAAACCTAAATGGGTTATGTGTTTTGTGGATGGAATTCCTTGTAATTTTGACAAATATCACCTTGTTtgattttgaataaaaatgaGCAGTACACATAGACCTGAGTTGGCTGTTAAGAGCATTATTTCCACATCTCCAAGATAAAAGCAAGCACTTCTAACACACAAAACTGGCCATTGTTTTTCACACCATCACCAATAcggattaggggtgtaaatcacagccttcatgacgatacgatacggtatcgatttcttaaatcagggattcgatttttttcgatacttaagaattccccacgatacgatgcgattcggttcgattcgattttttccaattacttttccactactattgtgttatggagctagggcattgcgcaggggccagcgattcgattcttttcgatttttaagaatgccccacgatacgatgcgattcgattaaatcgccagccaatacttccgatacatcgatacatttcgattttatttacatccctaatacGGATACAACATCACCTGAAATTCCGAACTAACCACTGGCACCACCAAACACCCCTTCTACTCTActgcaaccccccccacacacacacacctactagcGAGAACAAACTCATGCAAGATAATGCAAGATAAAAACAAGCATGCAAGATAAAACATCTCCACACCCCCAGCCTCACTGATGCAAATGACAAAACCATCGCACGATAAGCCTGATACAGTACAATAGCAAGCAGACGTCGCCATCCTCTGAACCGGTTCTTCACCTTTCTCCCATCTCATCCCAGATACAAAGCCCTATAAAAAAACACCAGACATTTTGTTCCCTCAGCTATTTCTGCAAGCAGATCCTAGCACCCTCTACTCTACTGCTCCCCCACTGTTTCGTCAACATACTAACTCTTACTAGCGAGGACAAACTCATCAAAATCTCCAACTTATCATCCAAGATaatactagcctggctctcgctgacagtgcgtgtgtgtagctctggagccccctggtggagagctgTGAAGAGCTACACAAACTTCTGTCTGGAACACTGCTGTTGGCATAACGGTCTCCGGACAGAAAATatccggagcatttattgcttaaatatcctaCGACAGCTTGCATTAAtgaatcacaggacagattatagactatattgactctttggagttgaatagaaaacgtttttggagg
This is a stretch of genomic DNA from Engraulis encrasicolus isolate BLACKSEA-1 chromosome 6, IST_EnEncr_1.0, whole genome shotgun sequence. It encodes these proteins:
- the LOC134450183 gene encoding carbohydrate sulfotransferase 12-like — translated: MVSRRYWIHLILWTVFMVLLIIIYWNVMGTSATFYLHSATSTLHVRQQLEGGHQKTELADKEPSFLSVSDAFVNQSLAGRNAQHQPEPSKSDKVLLRREWKNNLSAIAQKLKQRQRERKDTLRSACSANSALMFPGKNRKFDDIPDTELKNFIVDDHHKIIYCFVPKVACTNWKSVMAVLSERRVGGVVYHNPQKVPGDTIHTNNLLLTFDQFRRRYGSSSRRMIKTKLQKYTKFLFVRDPFVRLISAFRNKFVENNDVFYKQYARGMLQKYGKCPKPPASFRQALAAGIRLKFSHFIQYLLDPETEKRGPYDPHWRQVHRMCHPCQINYDFVGKLETLDEDAEHLLRILRVDNVVRFPVSGRNQTNRNWEQEYFAGVPYKWRRQLYKLYEADFRLFGYDKPKELM